A stretch of the Pseudoalteromonas marina genome encodes the following:
- a CDS encoding carboxylate/amino acid/amine transporter, with amino-acid sequence MMVMGYLFAVTLLWAFSFSLIGVYLAGHVDAWFSVLIRVALATLVFLPFIKRLPPATAIRLMLIGAVQLGVMYSFYYHSFLFLSVPEVLLFTVMTPLYITLLNDTLNKQFNPQFFIVALIAVLGAVAIRYENLDNDFWLGLLLVQGANLSFATGQVTYKRLMQGKQLDDKAAFSWFFIGALFVAGLCYALFGNPSKLPSTNTQWGILIYLGIVASGLGYFLWNKGATLVNVGALAVMNNLLIPAGIIVNIVIWNRDADIFRLSIGAAIMLLALVVNRIMTKK; translated from the coding sequence ATGATGGTTATGGGCTATTTATTTGCAGTGACCCTACTTTGGGCATTTTCGTTTAGTTTAATTGGCGTATATTTAGCTGGGCACGTTGATGCATGGTTTAGCGTATTAATCCGTGTTGCGCTAGCTACATTGGTATTTTTACCGTTTATCAAACGCCTTCCTCCCGCCACCGCAATCAGGCTTATGTTGATAGGCGCTGTGCAACTTGGGGTTATGTACAGTTTTTACTACCACTCATTTTTGTTTTTAAGCGTCCCTGAAGTATTGCTTTTTACGGTTATGACGCCGCTCTATATTACTTTATTAAACGATACCCTTAACAAACAGTTTAATCCGCAATTTTTTATTGTTGCCTTAATTGCCGTGCTGGGTGCAGTAGCAATTCGTTATGAAAATCTCGACAATGACTTTTGGCTAGGGCTGTTGCTTGTGCAAGGAGCCAATTTAAGTTTTGCAACTGGGCAAGTTACTTACAAACGGTTAATGCAAGGCAAGCAGCTTGACGACAAGGCGGCATTTAGCTGGTTTTTTATTGGTGCGCTTTTTGTTGCAGGCTTATGTTACGCATTATTTGGTAACCCGAGCAAGCTGCCAAGCACAAATACACAATGGGGGATTTTAATTTATTTAGGGATAGTGGCCTCAGGCTTGGGTTATTTTTTATGGAATAAAGGCGCAACGCTTGTCAATGTTGGGGCGTTAGCGGTCATGAATAACTTACTCATCCCTGCCGGTATTATTGTTAATATTGTTATTTGGAATAGAGATGCCGATATTTTTAGGCTAAGTATTGGTGCAGCAATAATGCTTTTAGCGTTAGTGGTTAATCGGATAATGACGAAAAAATAA
- a CDS encoding glycerophosphodiester phosphodiesterase family protein yields MKRITLSASCLLIVALTGCDDEVKVVEKDVLVTNTEVEIVEVPTPVVVEVAQGSNVQLGTRPDYLINDMAPSELKTQLASCQDGPFYTTDFSIGHRGAPMQYPEHTKESYIAAARMGAGIVECDVTFTNDKELVCRHSQCDLHTTTNILAIPELAAKCSVPFTPADPNTGTPASAKCCTSDISLSEFLTLEGKMDGANPKATTVAEYLDGTPNWRTDLYSKTGTLLTHKQSIELFKELGVKMTPELKSPQVSMPFDGMSQEQYAQKMLDEYTQLDVPANQVYPQSFNLDDVKYWINTNPEFADQSVYLDGRDSEAGFDPSNPATWQPSMAELVADDVKILAPPIWMMLTIDNDNNIVPSQYAIEAKAAGLKLIAWSLERSGPLNEGGGYYYQSIADVINNDGDMMTVVDVLAKQVGVMGIFSDWPATVSYYASCNKMPASI; encoded by the coding sequence ATGAAGCGTATTACCTTATCTGCCAGTTGCCTTCTAATTGTTGCACTTACCGGTTGTGACGATGAAGTTAAAGTAGTCGAAAAAGACGTTTTAGTAACTAACACTGAAGTTGAAATTGTAGAAGTACCCACGCCAGTAGTTGTAGAAGTTGCCCAAGGTAGCAATGTTCAACTTGGCACACGCCCTGATTATTTAATTAACGACATGGCGCCAAGCGAGTTAAAAACACAATTAGCATCATGCCAAGATGGCCCATTTTACACGACAGACTTTTCAATTGGGCATCGCGGTGCCCCAATGCAATACCCTGAACACACTAAAGAATCTTATATTGCAGCAGCGCGAATGGGCGCAGGTATTGTAGAGTGCGATGTAACGTTTACAAACGATAAAGAACTAGTGTGTCGCCACTCACAATGTGACTTACATACCACCACTAATATTTTAGCTATCCCAGAACTTGCCGCCAAATGCAGTGTGCCATTTACCCCAGCCGATCCAAATACCGGGACTCCCGCTTCAGCAAAGTGCTGTACAAGCGATATTAGCCTGAGCGAATTTTTAACCCTTGAAGGGAAAATGGACGGTGCGAATCCTAAAGCCACCACAGTGGCAGAATACCTTGACGGCACCCCAAATTGGCGTACCGATTTATACTCAAAAACAGGAACGCTATTAACCCACAAGCAAAGTATTGAGTTATTTAAAGAGTTGGGTGTAAAAATGACCCCAGAGCTTAAGTCGCCTCAAGTTAGCATGCCTTTTGATGGTATGAGCCAAGAACAATACGCACAAAAAATGCTTGATGAGTACACGCAATTAGATGTTCCCGCAAATCAGGTATACCCACAATCGTTTAATTTAGACGATGTTAAATATTGGATTAACACCAACCCTGAATTTGCAGATCAAAGTGTTTATTTAGATGGTCGCGATAGTGAAGCTGGTTTTGACCCGAGCAATCCAGCAACATGGCAACCAAGCATGGCTGAACTGGTTGCTGACGACGTTAAAATACTTGCGCCTCCCATTTGGATGATGCTTACCATCGATAACGATAACAATATTGTTCCTTCACAATACGCAATTGAAGCAAAAGCGGCAGGTTTGAAGCTCATAGCATGGAGCCTTGAGCGCTCAGGGCCGCTAAATGAAGGGGGTGGTTATTATTATCAGTCAATTGCTGATGTAATCAATAACGATGGCGATATGATGACTGTAGTTGATGTTTTAGCAAAACAAGTGGGGGTAATGGGTATATTTTCTGATTGGCCGGCCACGGTAAGCTACTACGCAAGCTGTAATAAAATGCCAGCTAGCATTTAA